One genomic region from Populus nigra chromosome 8, ddPopNigr1.1, whole genome shotgun sequence encodes:
- the LOC133700929 gene encoding E3 ubiquitin-protein ligase Os04g0590900-like, with product MASLDAPQTWIPHVNIKDCSQGFCSLYCPQWCYIISPPPPPFEFPDDDSSPIFSPLVIAIIGILASAFLLVCYYTIISKYCGNDYSARRRDQNHGQNEEFEDDHNSSLHEPWHAATTGVDEALIRSITVCKYKKGDGLIEGTDCPVCLSEFEEDESIRLLPKCSHAFHVPCIDTWLRSHSNCPLCRANIVFFSASLPQLPPPVTETPQGNESLQESQRANENVSVTQDTERVARDEQATQNLAGAPKTPSRVFSDSGNLEERDIIIEMRDIDRYQRLRRSFSMDHPCQSHTSIAEIIRMNQDEVVPVEDCSGDVGSSKHSAEISKCVSSSSRRVLNCVLNPVTMKRSFSSGRFFLTGHGRMRDTISLV from the coding sequence ATGGCATCTCTAGACGCCCCCCAAACTTGGATTCCACACGTGAACATTAAAGACTGTTCTCAAGGATTTTGTAGCTTATACTGCCCACAATGGTGTTACATCATCTCCCCTCCTCCGCCTCCCTTCGAGTTCCCTGATGACGATTCGAGTCcaattttttctcctcttgTCATTGCCATTATAGGCATACTGGCCAGTGCTTTCCTTCTAGTATGTTACTACACCATCATATCTAAATATTGTGGAAACGATTATTCGGCAAGGAGAAGGGATCAAAATCATGGACAAAATGAGGAATTTGAGGACGATCACAACTCATCTCTCCACGAGCCTTGGCATGCTGCAACAACTGGCGTTGATGAGGCTCTTATAAGGTCCATCACAGTTTGCAAGTACAAAAAGGGAGATGGTTTGATTGAAGGGACAGATTGCCCAGTTTGTCTAAGTGAGTTTGAAGAAGATGAGAGCATAAGGCTTTTGCCAAAGTGTAGCCATGCTTTCCATGTCCCTTGCATTGATACATGGCTTCGCTCTCACTCGAATTGCCCACTATGTCGTGCCAACATAGTCTTCTTTAGTGCTTCCCTGCCTCAATTGCCTCCTCCAGTGACAGAAACTCCTCAAGGCAATGAATCTTTGCAAGAAAGCCAACGAGCTAATGAGAATGTGTCGGTTACACAAGACACAGAAAGGGTTGCTAGAGATGAGCAAGCGACACAGAATCTTGCAGGGGCTCCAAAGACTCCGTCACGAGTGTTTAGTGATTCGGGTAACTTGGAAGAGAGAGATATCATAATTGAGATGCGAGATATTGATAGATATCAACGCCTTAGGAGATCATTTTCAATGGATCATCCATGTCAAAGCCACACTTCCATCGCTGAAATTATTCGGATGAATCAGGATGAAGTTGTTCCAGTAGAAGACTGTTCGGGAGACGTTGGATCATCGAAACATTCAGCAGAAATCAGCAAATGCGTGTCTAGCAGCAGCAGAAGAGTCTTGAATTGTGTACTCAATCCTGTTACCATGAAGAGATCATTTTCTAGTGGAAGATTCTTTCTCACTGGGCATGGAAGAATGCGTGACACCATAAGTCTTGTTTAA